GCGCAAGAAGGGTAATTCCTATAACAGGCGGTACTTTCAGCGGTCCAAAAATTAAAGGCGAAATTTTACCTGGAGGTGAAGACTGGCAACTGGTGCGTCCCGACGGAGATACGGAACTCAATGCCCGGTACCTCATGAAAACTGATGACGGATATACATTTCAGGTTCTTAACAAGGCTTTGATTCATGTTGATGCTTCAACCAAAACTTTTTATTGTAAGTCGGTTTTGGATTTCGAAGCTCCTGTCAACAGTCCTTACACCTACCTGAACCATGCGATATTCCTGGGAACTTTAAAAATGCCGGAATTAAAACAAGGCGAAGAACCCTATGTGATAATTGGAGTTTATAAAGTGTTGTAATTGAGTATTGTATCAGAATAAGGAATAAAATAGAAAACGCAATTTTATGAAAAAAGGAATAATAGCTGTTGCTCTCACTGTTATTATGTCAATAGTCTCAGCAAAAGCGCAAAATCCCATTATACAGACAAAATATACCGCC
This genomic stretch from Bacteroidota bacterium harbors:
- a CDS encoding DUF3237 domain-containing protein, whose amino-acid sequence is MMKKMIYLLVFMFCVFQNMNAQNTNSEKNDSFYKDFKTEFVWEAKVKINNMINVGESKRGARRVIPITGGTFSGPKIKGEILPGGEDWQLVRPDGDTELNARYLMKTDDGYTFQVLNKALIHVDASTKTFYCKSVLDFEAPVNSPYTYLNHAIFLGTLKMPELKQGEEPYVIIGVYKVL